In Deinococcus sedimenti, a single genomic region encodes these proteins:
- the rsr gene encoding RNA-binding protein Rsr, with protein MPMKNLLNAINPLNRPQTERLDARQVVNNAGGFVYAVSDEARLTRFLILGTDGGTFYASERAHTVQATEFVRTFVQVDAARALAVTLAVVREGRAPKADPALLVLALIAKTAPDAEHRRAAWAALPEVARTGTMLLHFLAFADALGGWGRLTRRGVANVYESVDVARLALWAVKYKSRDGWSQADALRLSHPKVADAGRNAILKFMVDGVLPDLDGVSEPALRVIEGHLRVQGVTSDAAAAALMRESGLPIEAVPTHLRGAEVYRAAMDTNGLTWLLRNLGNLGRVGVLSVNDREVIRAVTSRVTDPEALRRGRIHPLDVLKARLVYAQGRGVKGRGEWLAVPKVVDALEDAFHLSFGNVRAAGTRHLLGLDVSGSMTCGVVGGVPGLSPNMAAAAMSLVALRTEPDALTMGFADSFRPLGITARDTLDGAMRKAQSHSFGATDCALPMLWAAKAKVQVETFVVYTDNETWAGKVHPTAALDAYRQTMGIPARLIVVGLTATGFSIADPDRADMLDVVGFDSAAPGVMADFARGGL; from the coding sequence ATGCCCATGAAGAACCTGCTGAATGCCATCAACCCCCTGAACCGCCCGCAGACGGAGCGTCTGGACGCCCGTCAGGTCGTCAACAACGCCGGAGGCTTCGTGTACGCCGTGTCGGACGAGGCGCGCCTGACGCGCTTCCTGATCCTGGGCACGGACGGCGGGACGTTCTACGCGTCCGAGCGGGCGCACACGGTGCAGGCGACCGAGTTCGTGCGGACGTTCGTGCAGGTGGACGCGGCGCGGGCGCTGGCGGTGACGCTGGCCGTCGTGCGGGAGGGCCGCGCGCCGAAGGCGGACCCGGCGCTGCTGGTGCTGGCGCTGATCGCGAAGACCGCCCCGGACGCCGAGCACCGCCGGGCCGCGTGGGCGGCGCTGCCGGAGGTGGCACGCACGGGCACGATGCTGCTGCACTTCCTGGCGTTCGCGGACGCGCTGGGCGGCTGGGGTCGCCTGACGCGCCGGGGCGTGGCGAACGTGTACGAATCGGTGGACGTGGCGCGGCTGGCGCTGTGGGCCGTGAAGTACAAGTCGCGGGACGGCTGGAGTCAGGCGGACGCGCTGCGCCTGAGCCACCCGAAAGTGGCGGACGCCGGGCGGAACGCCATCCTGAAGTTCATGGTGGACGGTGTGCTGCCGGACCTGGACGGCGTGAGTGAACCGGCCCTGCGGGTGATCGAGGGGCACCTGCGCGTGCAGGGCGTCACTTCCGACGCGGCGGCGGCGGCCCTGATGCGCGAGTCCGGCCTGCCGATCGAGGCGGTCCCGACGCACCTGCGCGGCGCGGAGGTCTACCGCGCGGCGATGGACACGAATGGCCTGACGTGGCTGCTGCGGAACCTGGGGAACCTGGGCCGCGTGGGCGTCCTGAGCGTGAACGACCGCGAGGTGATCCGCGCCGTCACGAGCCGCGTGACGGATCCGGAGGCGCTGCGGCGCGGGCGGATTCACCCGCTGGACGTGCTGAAGGCGCGACTGGTGTACGCGCAGGGCCGCGGCGTGAAGGGCCGGGGCGAGTGGCTGGCCGTGCCGAAGGTCGTGGACGCCCTGGAGGACGCGTTCCACCTGTCGTTCGGGAACGTGCGTGCGGCGGGCACGCGGCACCTGCTGGGTCTGGACGTATCAGGCAGCATGACCTGCGGCGTGGTGGGCGGCGTGCCGGGACTGAGCCCGAACATGGCCGCGGCAGCGATGAGTCTGGTGGCGCTGCGCACCGAACCGGACGCCCTGACGATGGGCTTCGCGGACTCGTTCCGTCCGCTGGGCATCACGGCGCGGGACACGCTCGACGGCGCGATGCGCAAGGCGCAGAGCCACAGCTTCGGCGCGACCGACTGCGCCCTGCCGATGCTGTGGGCCGCGAAGGCGAAGGTGCAGGTGGAGACGTTCGTGGTGTACACCGACAACGAGACTTGGGCCGGGAAGGTCCACCCGACCGCCGCGCTGGACGCGTACCGGCAGACGATGGGGATCCCCGCGCGCCTGATCGTGGTGGGGCTGACAGCCACGGGATTCAGCATCGCGGACCCCGACCGTGCGGACATGCTGGACGTGGTGGGCTTCGACTCGGCCGCGCCGGGCGTGATGGCAGACTTCGCCCGCGGCGGGCTGTAG
- a CDS encoding DAK2 domain-containing protein, protein MLRYATDWLGVYREQVNALNVYPVPDGDTGTNMHLTMQSVRRELDTCDESSMPGVARAISYGALLGARGNSGVILSQLLKGFAETIKDQQVVDAATLGRAFQAAQKTGYGAVMKPVEGTILTVARGVAEGAKGDHIEDVLENALFRGQELLDQTPEMLPALKQAGVIDSGGQGYLYVVQGMLAQLRGEALPPAPEITSYAQEQFENEEFGFCTEFLMSEATKPIEEIRELVTPFGDSLLVVGAEGYVKGHIHTNEPDQLLATVGRYGKMLKTKVEDMSEQHTEILGMAGATARAEEEIAPSGLVAVASGYGLVKLFRSFGARIVSGGQTANPSVQDIVDAVRSVSAEQVIILPNNKNVLMAAEKAMELMEGRAVVIPTRTLGQGIGAALNFSPDVPASELVDGMTEASRAVTTFEVTRASRTTNITVKDGRTLDIKEGDVIGLMDDELVQSGGTPEDSVMEMLNRHYQGQEIITVFGGPQHTQEDLETLAGRIGKEFSMAEVEAHPGGPDLYDYLVTVE, encoded by the coding sequence ATGCTGCGTTACGCGACCGACTGGCTCGGCGTGTACCGCGAGCAGGTCAACGCCCTGAACGTCTACCCCGTCCCGGACGGCGACACCGGCACGAACATGCACCTGACCATGCAGTCCGTGCGCCGCGAACTGGACACCTGCGACGAGAGCAGCATGCCCGGCGTGGCCCGCGCCATCAGTTACGGCGCGCTGCTGGGTGCCCGCGGGAACAGCGGCGTGATCCTCTCGCAGCTGCTCAAGGGCTTCGCGGAGACCATCAAGGACCAGCAGGTCGTGGACGCCGCCACGCTGGGCCGCGCGTTCCAGGCGGCGCAGAAGACCGGGTACGGCGCCGTCATGAAACCCGTGGAGGGCACCATCCTGACTGTCGCGCGCGGCGTGGCCGAGGGCGCGAAAGGTGACCACATCGAGGACGTGCTGGAAAACGCCCTGTTCAGGGGGCAGGAGCTGCTGGACCAGACGCCCGAGATGCTCCCGGCGCTGAAGCAGGCGGGCGTGATCGACAGCGGCGGCCAGGGGTACCTGTACGTCGTGCAGGGCATGCTGGCGCAGCTGCGCGGCGAGGCGCTGCCCCCCGCGCCCGAGATCACCAGCTACGCGCAGGAGCAGTTCGAGAACGAGGAGTTCGGCTTCTGCACCGAGTTCCTCATGAGCGAGGCAACCAAGCCCATCGAGGAGATCCGTGAACTGGTCACGCCGTTCGGGGACAGCCTGCTCGTCGTGGGCGCGGAAGGCTACGTGAAGGGCCACATCCACACGAACGAGCCGGACCAGCTGCTCGCCACGGTGGGCCGCTACGGGAAGATGCTCAAGACGAAGGTCGAGGACATGAGCGAGCAGCACACCGAGATCCTCGGCATGGCCGGCGCCACTGCCCGCGCCGAGGAGGAAATCGCGCCCAGCGGCCTCGTGGCAGTCGCCAGCGGGTACGGCCTCGTGAAACTGTTCCGCAGCTTCGGGGCCAGGATCGTGTCCGGCGGGCAGACCGCGAACCCCAGCGTGCAGGACATCGTGGACGCCGTCCGGTCGGTCAGCGCCGAGCAGGTCATCATCCTGCCGAACAACAAGAACGTCCTGATGGCCGCCGAGAAGGCCATGGAACTCATGGAGGGCCGCGCGGTCGTCATCCCCACCCGCACCCTCGGCCAGGGCATCGGCGCGGCGCTGAACTTCAGCCCCGACGTGCCCGCTTCAGAGCTCGTGGACGGCATGACCGAGGCGTCCCGCGCCGTCACGACCTTCGAGGTGACCCGCGCCAGCCGCACCACCAACATCACCGTGAAGGACGGCCGCACCCTGGACATCAAGGAGGGCGACGTGATCGGCCTGATGGACGACGAACTCGTCCAGAGCGGCGGCACCCCCGAGGACAGCGTCATGGAGATGCTCAACCGCCACTACCAGGGGCAGGAGATCATCACCGTGTTCGGCGGCCCGCAGCACACCCAGGAGGACCTCGAGACCCTCGCCGGGCGCATCGGGAAGGAATTCAGCATGGCCGAGGTCGAAGCGCACCCCGGCGGGCCGGACCTGTACGACTACCTCGTCACCGTGGAGTAA
- a CDS encoding Asp23/Gls24 family envelope stress response protein — MNGSIQITEAALASLIGLTAHEIPGVVGMAPANLKEGLSRVLGRANVSDGVVISRDAGKYAADLYVVVAYGVSIPTVARNVVERVEHTVKTQAGIDLSATRVHAVGVQRV; from the coding sequence GTGAATGGTTCCATTCAAATCACCGAGGCGGCCCTCGCCTCACTGATCGGGCTGACCGCCCACGAGATCCCGGGCGTGGTCGGCATGGCCCCCGCCAACCTCAAGGAGGGCCTCAGCCGCGTGCTGGGCCGCGCGAACGTCAGTGACGGCGTCGTGATCAGCCGCGACGCCGGGAAGTACGCCGCGGACCTGTACGTGGTCGTCGCGTACGGCGTGAGCATCCCCACCGTCGCCCGCAACGTCGTCGAGCGCGTGGAGCACACCGTGAAGACCCAGGCGGGCATCGACCTGAGCGCCACCCGCGTGCACGCCGTGGGGGTCCAGCGTGTCTGA
- a CDS encoding M17 family metallopeptidase, protein MPLVTSMDAADLTLSFVTPDGGRLTRDLDGGEVRLTARTDAGDQAVALAPASPAEGQELGGALIRLARELKATRVRVPASEHAAALAAAALSAGWRDGRYRRSAPGDVQLFVEGLSADEHARVEALSAGLTLARDLVSAPANVLNPATLAREARTLEALGVDVDVWDGDDITARGMNLLAAVAAGSATGPRLIRATIPARGEAHTVVALVGKGITFDTGGYSIKPAAGMVNMKSDMGGAAAVLGAVRALAALRDLIPEGVEVRAYVAAAENMVGPDAMRPGDVYRAANGLHVEITNTDAEGRLVLADALTVACEEGATEVVDLATLTGVKVSALGNDIAALFSSDAALTARLKAAAQGAGEHVWELPLHQPYLKTYRKGTIADLKNSDMQPAGASIKAALFLQQFVTRPWAHLDIAGNATREEHATGWGVGTLVEYVLAR, encoded by the coding sequence ATGCCTCTGGTCACTTCCATGGACGCCGCCGACCTCACCCTGTCGTTCGTCACGCCGGACGGGGGCCGCCTGACCCGTGACCTGGACGGGGGAGAGGTCCGCCTGACCGCCCGCACGGACGCGGGTGATCAGGCCGTGGCGCTCGCACCCGCCAGCCCGGCCGAGGGGCAGGAACTCGGCGGCGCCCTGATCCGCCTGGCGCGCGAGCTGAAGGCCACCCGCGTGCGCGTCCCCGCCAGCGAGCACGCCGCCGCGCTGGCCGCCGCCGCCCTGAGCGCCGGGTGGCGCGACGGCCGCTACCGCCGCAGCGCCCCGGGGGACGTGCAACTGTTCGTGGAGGGCCTGAGCGCCGACGAGCACGCCCGCGTGGAGGCGCTGAGCGCGGGCCTGACCCTCGCGCGGGATCTCGTGAGCGCCCCCGCGAACGTCCTGAACCCCGCGACCCTGGCCCGCGAGGCCCGCACCCTGGAAGCCCTCGGCGTGGATGTGGACGTCTGGGACGGCGACGACATCACGGCGCGCGGCATGAACCTCCTCGCGGCGGTCGCGGCGGGCAGCGCGACGGGACCGCGCCTGATCCGCGCCACCATTCCCGCGCGGGGCGAGGCGCACACGGTCGTCGCGCTGGTCGGGAAGGGGATCACCTTCGACACCGGCGGGTACTCCATCAAGCCCGCCGCGGGCATGGTGAACATGAAGAGCGACATGGGCGGCGCGGCCGCCGTGCTGGGCGCCGTGCGCGCCCTGGCGGCCCTGCGCGACCTGATTCCCGAGGGGGTCGAGGTCCGCGCGTACGTCGCCGCTGCCGAGAACATGGTCGGGCCGGACGCCATGCGCCCCGGTGACGTGTACCGCGCCGCGAACGGTCTGCACGTGGAGATCACGAACACCGACGCCGAGGGCCGCCTCGTGCTGGCCGACGCGCTGACCGTCGCCTGCGAGGAGGGCGCGACCGAGGTCGTGGACCTCGCCACGCTGACCGGCGTGAAGGTCAGCGCGCTGGGCAACGACATCGCCGCGCTGTTCAGCAGCGACGCTGCCCTGACCGCCCGCCTGAAGGCCGCCGCGCAGGGTGCGGGCGAGCACGTCTGGGAACTGCCGCTGCACCAGCCGTACCTGAAGACCTACCGGAAGGGCACCATCGCGGACCTGAAGAACAGTGACATGCAGCCCGCCGGGGCGAGCATCAAGGCCGCGCTGTTCCTCCAGCAGTTCGTGACGCGCCCCTGGGCGCACCTGGACATCGCCGGGAACGCCACCCGCGAGGAACACGCGACCGGCTGGGGCGTCGGCACGCTCGTCGAGTACGTCCTGGCGCGGTAA
- a CDS encoding DUF4032 domain-containing protein, with amino-acid sequence MSIFDQAKHDVERARFLGDVRDLLSILRRQPNELLPFDWVRHLAPDGEHQRGLETIEVDHIIGSVDRYREFDRHYLPKEAHLDERWIGVRAAQLQGKELPPIQVYKVGELYFVKDGNHRVSVARRQGQKYIDAYVIELHVTVPPEEGDTLKDLIIKGEYAQFLKATNLDTLVPNHHPIRFTTPGRYEKLLEHIRTRQYFLDRKPDRAGLPPVTWEEAVESWYRRLYCRIVENIDLHDVMSRFPGRTEADLYLWIMDHRYFLTQKYGHDVGSEEATMDFRAQHSPPMYKRLSQRMKLVLRGKLNPAM; translated from the coding sequence ATGTCCATCTTCGATCAGGCCAAACACGACGTCGAACGCGCCCGTTTTCTCGGGGACGTGCGCGACCTCCTGTCCATCCTGCGGCGGCAGCCGAACGAACTGCTGCCGTTCGACTGGGTCCGGCACCTCGCCCCCGACGGCGAGCACCAGCGCGGCCTGGAGACCATCGAGGTGGACCACATCATCGGGTCGGTGGACCGCTACCGCGAGTTCGACCGGCACTACCTGCCCAAGGAAGCGCACCTGGACGAACGCTGGATCGGCGTGCGCGCCGCGCAGCTGCAGGGCAAGGAGCTGCCGCCCATCCAGGTGTACAAGGTCGGCGAACTGTACTTCGTCAAGGACGGCAACCACCGCGTGTCCGTCGCCCGCCGCCAGGGGCAGAAGTACATCGACGCGTACGTGATCGAACTGCACGTCACCGTCCCGCCCGAGGAGGGCGACACCCTGAAGGACCTGATCATCAAGGGCGAGTACGCGCAGTTCCTGAAGGCCACGAACCTCGACACGCTCGTCCCGAACCACCACCCGATCCGCTTCACCACGCCGGGCCGCTACGAGAAACTGCTGGAGCACATCCGCACCCGGCAGTACTTCTTGGACCGCAAACCCGACCGCGCGGGCCTGCCGCCCGTCACGTGGGAGGAGGCGGTGGAAAGCTGGTACCGCCGCCTGTACTGCCGGATCGTGGAGAACATCGACCTGCACGACGTGATGTCCCGCTTCCCCGGGCGGACCGAGGCGGACCTGTACCTGTGGATCATGGACCACCGCTACTTCCTGACGCAGAAGTACGGGCATGACGTGGGCAGCGAGGAGGCCACCATGGACTTCCGCGCGCAGCACTCCCCGCCCATGTACAAGCGCCTCAGTCAGCGCATGAAACTCGTGCTGCGCGGCAAACTGAACCCCGCGATGTAA
- a CDS encoding sulfite oxidase-like oxidoreductase, which translates to MLGKFFKKPADDMGGRVPPGQTLTVRFPVLTYGPTQHYRPEDVVIRITGLAEEHTFTWADLMALPQTTLTYDIHCVTHWSKLDTTWTGVRVTDLMAHIGLKPGATHVMQHSVGGYTTNLSLEDFLRPENLLAHTFDGQPLDAEHGGPLRLVVPHLYFWKSAKWLTGLEFMPGDQPGFWERNGYHMRGDPFAEERYDDD; encoded by the coding sequence ATGCTTGGCAAGTTCTTCAAGAAGCCCGCCGATGACATGGGCGGCCGCGTTCCCCCGGGACAGACCCTCACCGTGCGCTTCCCGGTCCTCACGTACGGCCCCACGCAGCACTACCGGCCCGAGGACGTCGTCATCCGCATCACGGGACTCGCCGAGGAGCACACCTTCACCTGGGCGGACCTGATGGCCCTGCCGCAGACCACACTGACGTACGACATCCACTGCGTGACCCACTGGAGCAAGCTGGACACCACCTGGACCGGCGTGCGCGTCACCGACCTGATGGCGCACATCGGGCTGAAGCCCGGCGCGACGCACGTCATGCAGCACTCGGTCGGCGGCTACACCACCAACCTCAGCCTGGAGGACTTCCTGCGCCCGGAGAACCTGCTGGCCCACACCTTCGACGGGCAGCCGCTGGACGCCGAGCACGGCGGGCCCCTGCGGCTGGTCGTGCCGCACCTGTACTTCTGGAAGAGCGCCAAGTGGCTGACCGGCCTGGAATTCATGCCGGGCGACCAGCCGGGCTTCTGGGAACGCAACGGGTACCACATGCGCGGCGATCCCTTCGCGGAGGAACGCTACGACGACGACTGA
- a CDS encoding mismatch-specific DNA-glycosylase: MPDVLRPGLTLILVGTAPSRISAAARAYYANPGNRFWHTLATVGLTPELLMPQEYARLPEFGIGLTDVAKRHSGVDADLPAGAWAPDELRVKLRTYQPRVIAFTSKRGAAETLGVPTGRLPYGPHPEPLEGAEVWVLPSTSPLAQTHFQLAPWQALAARVQALRGNPGEPGRVPES; the protein is encoded by the coding sequence GTGCCGGACGTCCTGCGGCCCGGCCTGACGCTGATCCTGGTCGGGACCGCGCCCAGCCGCATCAGTGCCGCTGCCCGCGCCTACTACGCCAACCCCGGCAACCGCTTCTGGCACACGCTGGCCACCGTCGGCCTGACCCCGGAGCTGCTCATGCCGCAGGAGTACGCCCGCCTGCCCGAATTCGGCATCGGCCTGACCGACGTCGCCAAGCGGCACAGCGGCGTGGACGCCGACCTGCCCGCCGGTGCCTGGGCGCCTGATGAGCTGCGCGTCAAACTGCGGACCTACCAGCCCCGCGTGATCGCGTTCACCAGCAAGCGCGGCGCGGCCGAGACGCTGGGCGTGCCCACCGGCCGCCTCCCGTACGGCCCGCACCCCGAACCCCTGGAAGGCGCAGAGGTCTGGGTGCTGCCCAGCACCAGCCCCCTGGCGCAGACGCACTTCCAGCTGGCACCCTGGCAGGCGCTCGCGGCGCGCGTGCAGGCCCTGCGCGGGAACCCGGGCGAACCGGGCCGCGTACCGGAGTCATGA
- a CDS encoding alpha/beta hydrolase, translated as MSRPTPLLTALLLGTLLAPTGSAQDAALDELNAQAATTLNRVAATRVTRPGAAVPGTPTALNTSVTVRYGPTRPGAVLLLMPGYLGGAGSFDRLARQLTSLDPTLAVWAVDRRSNLLEDHALLLSAAAPQLAQIVQRGLPTRDPASVTFMKDWGLDTTLRDWRAAVLEARTLTPNVFIGGHSMGGTLTGLYATYDFSGKAGAQDVRGLVMLDGLPGLMSTKPMTQDQYQQGGGANLMGAVPGLQQLSRAPFVSAPYFSPDLAARAAAQARLAALQPDARAPQGGFASFPATNLAAAMTRLDQRYALLPFMAIKAGRAINAADAPFLPTQALGGKGTRWITGATDPTKPVGWVSDASQLTDARDFVRRYLTPLSDYTEWYFPARLTLDLAAARTDTTGTPFEKTLPVRPSRTLTLPVLGIAAEQGVTTETQFREYAAGTRMALTTRTLKGAAHLDITTASSDQVARWILSWLGPLRRS; from the coding sequence ATGTCCCGCCCCACCCCCCTCCTGACCGCCCTGCTGCTCGGCACCCTGCTGGCCCCCACCGGCTCGGCGCAGGACGCCGCGCTCGATGAACTGAACGCCCAGGCCGCCACGACCCTCAACCGCGTCGCCGCCACCCGCGTCACCCGGCCCGGGGCGGCCGTGCCCGGCACACCCACCGCCCTGAACACCAGCGTCACCGTGCGCTACGGCCCCACCCGGCCCGGCGCGGTGCTGCTGCTGATGCCCGGCTACCTGGGCGGGGCGGGCAGCTTCGACCGGCTGGCCCGGCAGCTGACCAGTCTGGACCCCACTCTGGCCGTGTGGGCTGTGGACCGCCGCTCGAACCTGCTTGAGGACCATGCGCTGCTGCTCAGCGCCGCTGCGCCGCAACTGGCTCAGATCGTCCAGCGCGGCCTGCCCACCCGTGACCCCGCCAGCGTCACGTTCATGAAGGACTGGGGCCTGGACACCACGCTGCGCGACTGGCGAGCTGCCGTGCTCGAAGCGCGGACCCTCACCCCGAACGTGTTCATCGGCGGGCACTCCATGGGCGGTACCCTGACCGGCCTGTACGCCACGTACGACTTCAGCGGCAAGGCCGGCGCGCAGGACGTACGCGGCCTGGTCATGCTCGACGGCCTGCCGGGCCTGATGAGCACCAAACCCATGACCCAGGACCAGTACCAGCAGGGTGGCGGCGCGAACCTCATGGGCGCCGTCCCGGGCCTGCAGCAACTGAGCCGCGCGCCCTTCGTCAGTGCGCCCTACTTCAGCCCTGACCTGGCCGCCCGCGCCGCCGCGCAGGCCCGCCTGGCCGCCCTGCAACCTGACGCGCGGGCCCCGCAGGGCGGCTTCGCGTCATTTCCCGCCACGAACCTCGCGGCGGCCATGACCCGCCTGGACCAGCGGTACGCCCTGCTGCCGTTCATGGCCATCAAGGCCGGACGCGCCATCAACGCCGCCGACGCGCCCTTCCTGCCCACCCAGGCGCTGGGCGGCAAGGGCACCCGCTGGATCACCGGCGCGACCGACCCGACCAAACCCGTCGGGTGGGTCAGTGACGCCTCCCAGCTGACCGACGCCCGCGACTTCGTCCGCCGTTATCTGACGCCCCTGAGCGATTACACCGAGTGGTACTTCCCCGCCCGCCTGACCCTGGATCTGGCCGCCGCCCGAACCGACACCACCGGCACCCCGTTCGAGAAGACCCTGCCGGTCCGTCCGTCCCGCACCCTGACCCTGCCCGTCCTGGGGATCGCCGCCGAGCAGGGCGTGACCACCGAGACGCAATTCCGCGAATATGCCGCCGGGACCCGCATGGCCCTGACCACGCGCACCCTGAAGGGCGCCGCGCACCTGGACATCACGACAGCCAGCAGCGATCAGGTCGCCCGCTGGATCTTGTCCTGGCTGGGGCCCCTGCGCCGCTCCTGA
- a CDS encoding GNAT family N-acetyltransferase — protein sequence MLATDVPDVLALLSWMDDAPEREVFSPDARDPRELQTECEDNLCLVDVEDEGVLAYCALSPFRDGLVLEGPISDGGHVHTLLRRALTHSDGLPVYAFAARDNLPVREALDTAGFGAMHTTDFYSAPLERLTPHACAPAGTRIARKLPLGAYRELFKSSEDAWAGRLNWTPEQFDEHFARDDVRLVALMRGEQPLGFAELEFCPEEARADVTYVAVHPAERGQGYGQKLLALAAAEADTHPEVRTLRVRAHDHMKPARALYSRAGFTHCRSIVTYMRDGDEDV from the coding sequence ATGCTGGCCACTGATGTTCCCGACGTGCTCGCCCTGCTCTCCTGGATGGACGACGCCCCCGAACGCGAGGTGTTCTCCCCCGACGCCCGCGACCCGCGCGAACTGCAGACCGAATGCGAGGACAACCTCTGCCTCGTGGACGTGGAGGACGAGGGCGTCCTGGCGTACTGCGCGCTCTCCCCCTTCCGGGACGGGCTGGTGCTGGAAGGGCCGATCAGTGACGGAGGGCACGTGCACACCCTGCTGCGGCGCGCCCTGACGCACAGTGACGGGCTACCGGTGTACGCGTTCGCTGCGCGGGACAACCTGCCGGTCCGCGAGGCGCTGGACACCGCAGGGTTCGGGGCGATGCACACCACGGACTTCTACAGCGCCCCGCTGGAGCGCCTGACGCCGCACGCCTGCGCGCCCGCCGGGACCCGCATCGCGCGGAAGCTGCCGCTGGGCGCGTACCGCGAGCTGTTCAAGTCCAGCGAGGACGCCTGGGCAGGACGGCTGAACTGGACACCTGAGCAGTTCGACGAGCATTTCGCGCGGGACGACGTGCGGCTCGTGGCGTTGATGCGGGGCGAGCAGCCGCTGGGGTTCGCGGAACTGGAATTCTGCCCGGAGGAGGCCCGCGCGGACGTGACGTACGTGGCGGTGCACCCGGCCGAGCGCGGGCAGGGCTACGGCCAGAAGCTGCTGGCCCTAGCGGCCGCCGAGGCCGACACGCACCCCGAGGTGCGGACCCTGCGGGTCCGGGCGCACGATCACATGAAACCCGCCCGCGCCCTGTATTCCCGGGCGGGCTTCACGCACTGCCGCAGCATCGTGACCTACATGCGCGACGGCGACGAGGACGTGTAA
- a CDS encoding DUF4258 domain-containing protein, translated as MTKQSSKPASGPLPRRARPHTDAARAADPGTAHTLAASADLLALRAQLSRAEKAARRAPTPAPARAARPQAPLKPQREAELGGVSTDDFSLAQAHARLRDAVYDGRYHLCPHAIGHARAEGFLEHDVLNVLLTGRVRAVYTQERRWLVCGYFEACGVALPLHVVAEPQRDGHVDIVTAFVPRHPHHIISRARLAVMLRYDDQHVRARTAQAGNRVGHRGKGRWKKSA; from the coding sequence GTGACGAAACAGTCCAGCAAACCGGCTTCTGGCCCCCTGCCCCGCCGAGCCCGCCCCCACACCGATGCCGCGCGCGCCGCCGACCCCGGCACGGCCCACACCCTGGCCGCCAGTGCAGACCTGCTCGCCCTGCGCGCCCAGCTGTCCCGCGCCGAGAAGGCCGCCCGCCGCGCCCCCACGCCCGCCCCGGCCCGCGCCGCGCGTCCCCAGGCTCCGTTGAAACCGCAGCGGGAAGCGGAACTGGGCGGCGTCAGCACCGACGACTTCAGCCTCGCGCAGGCGCACGCCCGACTGCGCGACGCCGTGTACGACGGCCGCTACCACCTGTGCCCGCACGCCATCGGGCACGCCCGCGCCGAGGGCTTCCTGGAACACGACGTGCTGAACGTCCTCCTGACCGGCCGGGTGCGCGCCGTGTACACCCAGGAGCGCCGCTGGCTGGTCTGCGGGTACTTCGAGGCGTGCGGCGTCGCCCTGCCCCTGCACGTCGTCGCCGAACCGCAGCGTGACGGGCACGTGGACATCGTCACGGCGTTCGTGCCCAGGCACCCGCACCACATCATCAGCCGCGCCCGGCTGGCCGTCATGCTCCGCTACGACGACCAACACGTCCGCGCCCGCACCGCCCAGGCGGGCAACCGCGTCGGGCACCGCGGCAAGGGCCGCTGGAAGAAGAGCGCCTGA